Proteins encoded in a region of the Oscillospiraceae bacterium MB24-C1 genome:
- a CDS encoding DUF5711 family protein: MGRTTDFEKERKKYALKKTVRRLFVVALVTTVAVVTYALRFDIASHGFGVILSDTIAMLFDQTGYPIEITSEPQQLTSVGHRAVLVTENALSVYNQAGKQVIDERTVGKNTLAVSAGRYLLTYSRGGYDLEVRSGETVVFSHEFDYPIYAAVISPTGACAVSTAALGDQSQVIVYDSNYTQQFLWVSAERIIYNLALDKNARYIAVGGVGVNGGELESVVTTFEISTGQERCTHVLSNELLLALSLSEGVGATAVTDRAVHSLSAIGGKKNSYSLSDEHIAGFAISPDGAVALAVGDYESAHTVRLVLLNENAVPTAEGSFDRNIKSLHFYNDGLIAFLGDRAVRFNAQLQKEEITETQDAICAQVVGKRLYYATMQQINHAAIR; encoded by the coding sequence GTGGGCAGAACCACCGATTTTGAAAAAGAACGCAAGAAATATGCCTTGAAGAAAACCGTGCGGCGCTTGTTTGTGGTGGCGCTGGTTACTACGGTCGCCGTGGTAACCTACGCTCTGCGTTTTGATATTGCCTCGCACGGCTTTGGCGTGATTCTTTCGGATACCATCGCTATGCTTTTTGACCAAACGGGCTATCCCATAGAAATTACGTCTGAACCGCAGCAGCTTACATCGGTTGGCCATCGTGCTGTGTTGGTGACCGAAAACGCGCTCTCGGTGTACAATCAGGCGGGCAAGCAGGTGATAGACGAGCGCACGGTGGGCAAAAACACCCTGGCAGTTTCTGCCGGACGTTATCTTTTAACCTATTCGCGTGGCGGATATGATTTAGAGGTGCGGTCGGGAGAGACAGTGGTATTTTCGCATGAGTTTGACTACCCGATTTATGCTGCTGTCATTTCCCCCACAGGTGCTTGCGCCGTCTCAACGGCGGCTTTGGGCGATCAGTCACAGGTTATTGTCTACGATTCCAACTATACACAACAGTTTTTATGGGTTTCGGCCGAGCGGATTATCTACAATCTGGCACTGGACAAAAATGCGCGCTATATTGCGGTGGGCGGTGTGGGTGTAAACGGCGGCGAACTTGAATCGGTGGTGACCACTTTTGAAATTTCAACCGGTCAGGAGCGCTGCACCCATGTACTTTCGAATGAGCTTCTATTGGCACTCTCGCTATCCGAAGGAGTAGGGGCCACCGCGGTCACCGACCGGGCAGTACATAGTCTGTCCGCCATAGGCGGAAAGAAAAACAGCTATTCGTTGTCGGATGAGCACATCGCAGGTTTTGCCATTTCGCCTGATGGTGCCGTGGCACTGGCTGTCGGTGACTATGAATCGGCGCATACGGTCAGACTGGTTTTGTTAAACGAAAACGCAGTGCCGACGGCGGAGGGTAGTTTTGACCGAAACATTAAAAGTCTGCATTTTTATAACGACGGGCTGATCGCTTTTTTGGGTGACCGGGCGGTTCGCTTTAACGCACAGCTACAAAAGGAGGAAATCACCGAAACGCAGGATGCGATTTGCGCGCAGGTGGTAGGAAAGAGACTTTATTATGCAACCATGCAGCAGATCAACCATGCCGCCATAAGATAG
- a CDS encoding CvpA family protein, whose amino-acid sequence MSWILDALTVGIIAAFAISSYRKGFLNTIVVLLGSLGAMFIALTYSQPAAEVIYQHFFNEKISTMVAEHLGSFTAADAAAFAKSIEDLAGEMPAMLSSALESELGIYVGQWYQQLATSDAATVTAAITNTIIAPIAIGLLRVVVFFIMFSLLMMLVNIVAGLLKTVNHLPVIGMFNELLGGVLGAIQGMLYVFVISAVLWFLISASGGKFGPVSAEMIEHTIIFKHFYTAGPWVNSTIKLI is encoded by the coding sequence ATGTCGTGGATTTTGGATGCGCTGACGGTAGGAATTATTGCCGCTTTTGCTATTTCCTCTTACCGAAAAGGCTTTTTAAACACTATTGTCGTATTGCTCGGATCGCTGGGGGCCATGTTTATCGCACTTACCTACAGCCAGCCAGCAGCGGAAGTTATTTACCAGCATTTTTTTAATGAAAAAATATCTACTATGGTGGCAGAACATCTTGGTTCTTTCACCGCTGCCGATGCGGCGGCCTTTGCCAAAAGCATAGAAGATTTGGCAGGTGAAATGCCCGCAATGCTTTCCTCAGCGCTTGAATCCGAGCTGGGAATTTATGTTGGGCAGTGGTATCAGCAGCTGGCTACCAGCGATGCTGCAACGGTAACCGCCGCTATAACCAATACCATTATTGCGCCGATTGCCATCGGTCTGCTGCGGGTAGTGGTGTTTTTTATCATGTTCAGCTTGTTGATGATGTTGGTCAATATCGTTGCAGGGCTTTTGAAAACTGTCAATCATTTACCGGTTATCGGCATGTTCAATGAGCTTCTCGGAGGGGTATTAGGCGCAATACAGGGTATGCTGTATGTGTTCGTTATCTCAGCTGTGCTGTGGTTTTTAATTTCGGCCTCGGGCGGTAAGTTCGGGCCAGTTTCGGCCGAAATGATTGAGCATACAATCATTTTCAAACATTTTTATACAGCCGGGCCTTGGGTCAATTCGACGATAAAACTCATATAA